Proteins encoded together in one Mobula birostris isolate sMobBir1 chromosome 7, sMobBir1.hap1, whole genome shotgun sequence window:
- the stc2a gene encoding stanniocalcin-2a codes for MYRVMLKSVLTILLIFTRPDLILGTDEADSPENHHERDKLINQQKARLSLQNTAEIQHCLVNTGDVGCGVFECFENNSCEIHGPRDICLAFLHNAGKFDAQGKSFIKDTLKCMAHGLRGKFSCISRKCSTIQEMISQLQQECYLKHDLCSTAKENINVVVEMIHIRHLLSKGSYLEFIKALFHCHEDIMEAVKKSVRSRFGQNLAFIRQILQVDSCSSIKQTEQISPTTAVPDKKKGDHRKGHKSSADINYLEFDRENARNPKSEKEKGVKIHPNAHSRARVAGQASRRITNEHARVGDSIELSDIRR; via the exons ATGTACAGGGTCATGTTAAAGAGCGTTCTGACAATCCTGCTGATTTTTACACGGCCCGATCTCATTCTTGGAACGGACGAGGCCGATTCACCGGAAAATCACCACGAGCGGGATAAACTAATCAACCAGCAAAAAGCTCGCCTCTCGTTGCAGAATACAG CTGAAATTCAGCACTGCCTGGTTAACACTGGCGACGTTGGCTGTGgagtttttgaatgttttgaaAACAACTCCTGCGAAATCCATGGACCACGTGACATATGTTTGGCATTCCTGCACAACGCGGGGAAATTTGACGCGCAG GGCAAATCTTTCATTAAAGACACTCTGAAATGTATGGCCCATGGACTGCGAGGAAAATTCAGCTGCATCAGTCGCAAATGCTCCACCATTCAGGAGATGATCTCTCAGCTCCAGCAAGAGTGCTACCTTAAGCACGACCTCTGCTCCACCGCCAAGGAGAATATTAATGTGGTGGTGGAGATGATTCACATTCGACATTTGCTTTCAAAAGG GTCATACCTGGAGTTTATAAAGGCTCTGTTCCATTGCCATGAAGACATTATGGAAGCTGTAAAGAAAAGTGTGAGATCTCGTTTTGGTCAGAATCTTGCATTTATAAGGCAAATTTTGCAAGTGGATTCCTGCTCCTCCATCAAACAGACTGAGCAAATCTCTCCAACCACTGCAGTTCCTGACAAAAAGAAGGGAGACCACCGCAAGGGCCACAAGAGTAGTGCAGATATAAACTACCTTGAGTTTGATAGGGAGAATGCTAGGAACCCAAAATCAGAAAAGGAAAAAGGAGTAAAAATTCACCCGAATGCCCATTCACGTGCCCGAGTTGCTGGTCAAGCCTCACGGCGAATAACCAATGAACATGCTCGAGTTGGTGATTCCATTGAGCTGTCAGACATCAGAAGGTGA